The Cervus elaphus chromosome 20, mCerEla1.1, whole genome shotgun sequence genomic interval gatggaacccagatgtcctgcattgcaggcaggcgctttaccgtctgagcccccagggaagctcactTGCTTCTGTGTAAACAGACAGAAAGGAACGGGGGCCCACTCGCTCCTACCGTGTGGGGATCAGCCTCTATGGTGTCACTGAAGCTGGTTCCTCCTGCGAGCTGGTACAGTGCGCGCGCCAGCACCGTGGCCACATCTGCCAGAGCCTGTGGTAGGAGGAGAGGGGGCTGAGCGGCCCAGATCCCCTGACCGCCAACACTGACACACACGCCACGCGTGCTGTGTCCCCCACGCTCCCACCCAGCCCGCGCTACCTTGGCCGTGTCTGTCACGAAGTTCAGGTCCTCCTCAGGACTCTGCCCTTCAGGGTAGGTCACGTTAATGTTCTCCGCGGTGTCGTAAACGCTTTGGTAATAGCTGCCAGGAAAGCCGGAATGAGCCTTGGCTGCACTCAGCCAGGCCCTGCCCTTTCCTCCCTCCACTGTCCCTTCTCTGGGAACTTGAggtctcagttttcctcatccaaggatgagggaagagagaaaatcagGATTCCAGCCATACTGAAGAAGGAATAGAGAATGGGGAAGTAGGAGTGCAGGGGGGAGTGCTTAAATACAAAGACTTGTGTGACCGACAAGACAGAAGAGGTAAATGAGGTCAAAATGCGGAACCTGCGCCTTCCTGGGAGAGCCTAAAACGTAAGCAACACTTCTGTGTCGTTTGGGTCAGAGATACAGGAGGGTGGCCAAGAGAACCCTACCACGCGTTATCAGAGCAACTGTAAGATCGTTTCAACGCACATTCATATTGAAGGTGGCTGGGAACAGGGTGACGAGCAGGCCTGTCCACAGATGTGTAACACGACTCAGGGTCAAACCACCTCAGTGCTCCTTGGAGCCCCAAGGAGACAGAGCTCAGAAGAGGAGCTAGGAGGACAGAGCTCCCAGCCTCTACCACCACTGAATAGCCTGCCCCACAAGGAATCAAGTCGATCACATGGTCAAGTCCACCGTGAATGATGAAGCACCTCTCACCACAAAGTAGTACAGAAGACAGGTTTGGAGGAGAGAGCTGATCTTACGCACTGGAACGGTCACCACCCTCAATAAATGAGAAGGTGCTACTGGGCAGAGGCTGGAGAACCAGAGCTTGGGCAATTTGACTCAGAAACacttgggggtttccctggtggctcagcggtaaagcatctccctgccattgcaggagacgcggacttgatccctggtccaggaagataccacgtaccatggagcaactaagcccacgccacacaactgctgagcctgggctccagagcccaggaggccCAACTATCGAGGCCACACACCACAGCGACTGGAGCCCTCAAGCCCGTGCCCTacacgcaccgcaactagagagcagtccccACTCACGACAACTAGAGACAAGCCCCTCTGCTGCAACTcgggaaaagcccacacagcaacaaagacccagaaccaccaaaaaaaaataaagttaaaaaaaaaaaaagaaactcacttGGCCTGTTGGAAAAAGGGAAGGGAGGCTAGGGGCCTAGCAATCCAGCCTGAGTAAAACCCCATTACCCTAGCCATCGAGTTAGGGGCAGTTTAGGGGAGTCAGGACTGGCAGAAAAGTGACTAGCCCAGCCTTGCCCCGTATCTCTGGAGCCCCCTCGGCTGTAGGAACATTTTTACACCCACACTGAACCACATGCAGTTACCACACAGTAAGAACACATGACATTTCACAGTGTGAGTACCTCCTGTCACCCTTGGGCCAGCCCCAGGCAGGGACAGCTCTATCTCCTCCCGACATGGGGAATGGGGAATGCCACAGAGTCCCCATCACCATGCCACTGTGCATTTGTAATGATGCCCTCTGCTGGCAGCCCTGGGGAACTCAGGCCCCTGGAGAGCTCGGACAGGTGGAACCACGGATGAGGAGTACTGAGCTACGAAGAGACTCGGGTGAGGACTGTTTTCTAAAATGAACATCGAGTCCAATGAGAAGATCATGCGAGATGAGAACAGGACACTGAGCAAAGGACACAGATCGCCCTGAGGTTCTGGCGAGGGTGGCATGGGGACGGGGCGAGCAGTGACTCCTCTTGACACAGGGACACTGCCCCCCTGTGGACCTCAGACTGCAGGACAGAGTCTCTTCAGGAATGAAGAGGCGGCGGGCTGGGCAACTCTTACAGGTTATGGAAGGAAGCAGAGTGGTCAGCAAGAACAACGCCAGAGATGTTTCGAGCTCGAAGAAATCGCTGCAGAGAAGACGGTGGCAGAGGCTGGGACTGGTTCAGCCTCCTGAGGACGACGGCAGGGACAGCAGCGCCACTCTTCTCCAGGGTGCTCAGGAGCGCCTCCACCTGGGAGAGGAGGGGCATTAGCTGGCGGGAGGCTGCGAGGGGAGGAAGCAGGAGGTCTCTCTCAGACCTGAAATGCTGCCCAACTTTCAAAGCAGCCCTAAATCCTCCTGGATCTAAATCCTGCAAGCCTTTTGGGATCAAGCCTCTCTGAATTTTCCTGCAGCTTCTACTATCCTGTTTAAACCACCacacaaagaagaaagagatctgtggttgattttttttctttttcatatttataggTAAACTCAACTGTCCTCAGGACATTGTCTTAGCTGATGTTTTACTTACTATTTACTGTGCAGAGCTGGAGgagcaaaaataatacaaaacaatACTGAGTGCCATACCAGTAGTCCACTCTAGGCTGTAAGAGGCAGGGGTGATACTGAAGCTGGGCTGGCAGGAAGAGGACCTCAGGGATAAAACAGATCTATAGCTGTACTTTGAGGGAGGGAGGGTCTTGAACAGGAGTGAGGaaagtggaaaacagtttgggtAGGGAGTCTGACACAGCCAAGAATCGGGCAGGGTAACCAGGACGGCCAGGTTCCTGGGTTAGCAGAAGAAAGGAGTCATCCACACCCTGTCCTAAGTGGGCAGTGATAGTTCGCTAGGTACCGAATGATCAGAGAACTACCCATCCCAGGGAATAGTGACAAGAGCTGAGCTCATGGTTTTCCTAGGGAACTGGAACAGGTGGGGAGTTGACCCTTTAGTCAACACCCAACCTAAGGTCCTGTCTCACACGCCCTGGAGGCTGGTGGGGATAAGCCCAGGGCAAGCCCATATTCTGAGCTGCTGAAAGAGGAAGTGAGCGGGGAAGAGATGCTCAGATTACCTGGTGTAgtacagtttcatttttctgagaCATGGGGTCTGTGTGCATCCAAAGCTCTAGTGAGTTTCTTAAGGCCACCTGGAGGTGAGATGAAGGAGCAACGTTTATAATGAGTCTCCCCTTCCGGCCCCTCCCTCCCATACCAGGGAGAAAGGAGTGGGAGCAGAAGTCAAGGGGAGAGGTGGCGGCACCTTCAGCGAGGACGCGGGACCAGCTGAGGGAAAGCcttgaggagaaaaggaagggggAGGATGCGTGCCACACACCTGTCCCAGCTCCACAAAAGCGTCAATGTTCTCTAGCTGCACAGGGAACTTGCCATTCTCCATGTCGTAGACCATCCTCGAGCTGCCGATGTAGTCAAAAATTTCCTGAGGGGTGCAGACGGGTGGGAAAGGGAGCAGAGACCCCCAAAGCGTGAGGGCAGCCTCAGTGACTCCGGGCCAGGTCCTCAGAGCTCGAGGCACAAAGGCTGCTACTGTCTGCGTTCTCTCAGCTGCTGGCCAGCCGAGCCACACgactctgccctcctccctccccgcctccccgctGCAGGGAGGCCTCGTATGTACGTGTCAGAGGACTTCCTGAGCCCAGACACGGGGAGAGCCGACAGTTGTGTAGGCCCTAGGCGGACATCAGCTGTCATATGCCTGCCTCTTGCTTCTCCCCTCGCCTCCAACTCAGCCACAGTTGCTGGTTCCCCTACTCCGCGGCCAGCCTGTGGTGGCGGTGGGGAGAGGCGGGAGCCTCAGGGCTCCTGGGTGAAGGTGGCAGGGGAAGGGGCCACAGAATACAATGAACAGACTGTATCAGTCGGGGAGTGAGGGAGTCGGCAGTTTAGCAATTCTGGGTCAGGGTGCAAACGCTTCCTGAGATGAGGGAGCCTGAAGGGGAGACACATGTAGACTTTCCAGACGCTGAACAACGACCAGGCCAAGTGCTGAGATCTTCCCCAAACCACAGCCACTCCCACCTTTACCACCTGCTTCTTCCCGCCATCGCACCCCAGCCAAGGAGCCCTCACCCCTTGGAAGAAGACAAACATGACATTGCGGGGCAGGGTGGTCACATCAGGTGCCTTCTGCAGAGCTTCGGCTGCAGCCAGCTGCGTGACGAAGGAGGCGACGGCACTTTCGGCCCCTGGGGCCACATTCCAGAAAAAAGAACGACTGTCCAGCTGGGTAGCGCAGACAAGGCAGAGGGGGTACACTTTGAAAATGGAAATTCGGGCCAGACCCCAGTCCCCTTTCCCCTGTTCTGGCCAAGAAAACATTCATATCCTGGGGCAATGGCTAGACGCCCACAGTCCAGATCCTGCTCCGAGGCTCCCCAGTGTAGCAACTTAAGACCCCCGATCAGCCTGTCCTTGCTGTGCCCGTCCCGCCCACCCTGATTGGGCCAACACTCACTCGGGTGGCAGCCACCACAACCCTGTCGTCCGGCTCCAGCGTCCCAGATACATTTATAGGCTTCAGCATGCTCCACACGTTGTAGTCGGACAGGGGGTCACAGACAATCTCTGAACAGGACACAGCGAGAGAGCAACAGGAGTGAGGGGAGGGTGGCTGTGGAGAGGGCCTCTGACCTGAGCCCCCGGACTCTGCGAGCCATTGCTCTGGCTCCGCTCCACCACGCTGGTTTCTCTGCCGCTGGAGACAAGCCACCTCGATTTGTGTGGAACCGTTCCCGCTTCTTCTACCCGGCGTTCTCTGCTGGGGCCCACCCTGGTCCTGCAGTGGTCTCAGCCATGCTTACCGGCCTGGCCCCTTCCGCCCACCCCGGGCAGCCAGCGCACCCGGACGTGTCCCACCTGGGTTGATGCTCCTGCCCACCCCAGGCAGCCAGCTCCCGGCCGACGTGTCCCACCTGGGTTGACACTCCCGCCCACCCCGGGCAGCCAGCTCCCCGCTCTGACGTGTCCTACCTGGGTTGATGCTCCCGCCCACCCCGGGCAGCCAGCTCCCCCCTCTGATGTGTCCCATCTGGGCGGATGCTCCCGCCCACCCCGGGCAGCCAGCTCGCCCGGACGTGTCCCACCTGGGTTGATGCTGAATGAGCTCTGGATGAAGCTGCGCCGCATGCAGGTGACGGTGCTGATGACGGCGTGCATGTGTGAGAAGAGCTGCATGGCGCACAGCGGGAAGGCCGGCGCCGAGCCGTTCTGACCCAGGTTGTGATCTCGGTAGCACTACGAGGGGAGGAGGACCCCGGTGAGGCCGGAGCTGTAGTGTCCCTCCCACACCCCCCAAAAGGAGGAGGGCCCGGCTCCATCCTTCAGCCGCTCCCATATCTGTCCCTGACCCACAGGGCTGTACCCGGTCTGGTACAAACACGGGCACTACAAGGTCAGAGAGAAAAAGTCCCCAACAGGTGCCAAGGGTCACAGACTCAACGACTTAGCTGGGGCTGATGAAATCACCCTACACCAAACGGCCTGGCTCAATGCAGAGCTtcagtcactgtttctactgtaaTTTGCTGTAAAGAGCACCAAACTGGGAGatgaaaaagcaaattcaaaaaaagaaaaagcaaattcaagacAGCCTGGACATCAACTCACCATGAAACTTTGCACAAACCTCTTAACTGCTCTGTGTATCAAAATTAGAGAATATTAGCTTAGAATTAGGGAACACTAGAGCGAAAAAGAACTTCAGAAATTACTAAGCTGAATCTCTCAATTCCTAGTCCAATGCTCTTCCTTACCATACAAAGTGTTCTTAATCACGGCTCTACAGCTTATCTCATATTAAACATTCTTTATGCTTCCTTCTAGTCTAAAAGCCTTTAATGTTATACTTTAAGGCAAAAGAGAAATAGGAGAagggaatatgaaaaaaataaacctctTGGCTCTTCTTGGAGCAATGGCCTTTCAGAGGGTATCCTGGGACAATGAGGCTCCCTCCAAACAGGAGGAGAGcctaaaaaataattctaagtaAGAAGTGCTAAGGGCTGGCAGAGTCATTACCTGCTTAATGACAttagtttcattttcatcttcaagaagaaaaatggggaaactgaagtcTTCATAAGCCAAGCCGTCGCCCACCTTGTTCCACTGAAAGGCTCTGCAGTGAGCAAACTGTGACCCGTAAGAGTTGGAGTAAACACCTGAAAGGGAGGACAGGGGACAGGATGCTGGGACACCGAGCACCGAGAAACCAGGTAAGGGAGAGGGCTGGGAGATCCCAGGGTGGGCGGAAGAGCTCCAGGGGAGGGAGAGGCGCAAAAAGCAACAAGCACCACCTTCTCATCATCTAAGGTGAAACACACACTGGCAGCAGGGAGCCCTGGGCTAGCCAGCTGGGGATCTGAACACGTGACAGAAAGGGAGAATGGAAGGTAAACAGGATGGGGgagcaggaggcaggagaggtgggtggCAAAGACAAAGAAATCGGTTCGGGAGGCAGTTGCTCACAGTATACACAAACACGTACTCCttcacaacccccaccccccagagaaGGAAGCGACGATGAGCTCTGGGTGACAGCAGGCCCCCCCGACCCGCTGGGGCTCTCACCAAACCCATCACTGGGGCACTGCAGACTGGGAGACAAGCCTGAGGCGGGACTGGGCTTGGCGAGAGACACTGCAAGGCCAGCAATTCGGCCGGATCTCCCCTTCAGCTTCTCCATCACATCCCTGGAATGGGGCGACAATGCCATGAACGAAGGCAGGGAGATTATCAGGCAGCCTGACGTCCTGCCCTCTAGGGTGGAAACAAATGCGGAATTAGGGGAATCACCACTGCTGACTCATTTCTTGTCTTTTCGGTCTTTCAGCTTCTGAATGAGAACTATGACCTAATCTGAGCTGAAGGCTTCATCTCATCTACCCTATCTGTACATCCCTTTCCTTCCTGGGGTCCTTATGCACCCAGAGTTCTACTTACAAGGTCACCGAGATTGCTTCTGATGGCACATCTCTTGTTCTGAGGACCAACCCACCCCCTGACGGGACCAGGGCAGCCAAGGGAAGTTTACACTCACAAGCTGAAAGACTGTTCACTGACTCTCCCCTGCTCTGGATGCATTTCCCCAGCAGGAACACCGAGTTCTTACCTGGTAAAGAGTGTGCCCTCTAGCAGAACCACGTAAGGGGGGTTAGGGCCGTCAGTCAACACCCACTGCAGGTCCTCTTTCTTCTCTACTACATGGATAACCCCTGTGTCCCCACTAATGGAAGCTGCCAGGACAGAATGAGTCAAATTAAAGCATCTACAGCTAACAATTCTGATCTTGCCTCACTGATTCTGCAGATtattcaccaccaccatcaccccaccACCCCACATTCAAAATGTCAGAAGACATTGGGTTAATGCAGCCAACTCTAGAGTGAAACTGAAGGGCAGAACTGCCCTGGTTCCATCTGAAGATTactaggaaggaagggaggacaaAAGAGCTCAGGAGTCTTATTACAGGCCTTGCTTGTTAAAATGTCAGAAAGGCTCTGTGATCTTCACTTTCTTGTCCTCTTCCCTCAACATCACTTAGGCTTATATACGAGATTCTGTAGCAGTAGACACCAATGTGTCTTACATGTGTGCTTTCTCCAAGAAATGGCAGGCTCTAGATGTCCAGCCTGGAGTTCCTGCACTAAATCTTCCTTTGTGCAGATTTCCGTGCCTTCATAGCCTCCATGGCTCTCCATTCCTCTGCCCTATTTGGGAAAGACTTCACTTGCTTTTGGTCAGCTTTGGGTAAAGTTAAATCAAGAGGTTCAAGGAGTTCCGTAGAACAGAACTTCCCAAATGATGGTCCTCAAAGAGATTAGATGTGCTGATATTAAGTCCTCTCGTTTCTGGGGACCAAGCATTTCCAAAGACCTTAGGCTGTTCACCCCAGGCCAGGAGCAGACACATGTATTACCCCAGGATGCTTCACGGATAACTTGGAAGTATCTCATACTATAGGGAAAGagttaaagaaaagaaggaaagcaaagaaagcTATAGATTACCCCTTTTGAGCACTTTTAAAAGGGCCCAACAGAAACAGAGCATTAGAAACAGAAGATCAAACCGAGGTCTTTTACTCCAAGAGTAAAAGATAGACAGATATGAAGTAAGATTTAGAAATAAGTAGGCTGAAAAGGAAACAAGAGCCTAATGAGGAAGTGGCCAGAGACTGGCCCCTCCCCCTTGCCTCTCCATATTGGCTCCAGGCTTTATCTCCACAGGCTACTGCTTTGCTTCCCACAGGGCCACTCCAAGGACATGCAGCAGAATGACTAAGTCCCAGAGGGGATGTTGTAGAGCTCAACTTCAGGAGGATAGGAGCCTAGCTTTTTGCACTAAAGTGGAGTTCCGCCAAGACCAGCAGTAGCCTGATCCGACTCCACACTGGACCTGGCTCCCTTCTCCTCACAAGTCTGGTTTAAGAACGAGGTCCAACAAAAACTTTACTTGGAACTGTTTGGAACCAGTTAATCCACTCCCAGTACTTGCTGTAACAAGGACATGGATAATTAACACAGGATATAGCTAGGGGATGGGTGGGTAGAAAAACAGTAATTGCCACTTTGAGCAAGTCCTTCACTTCCCAGTGTCTAGTTTTCTCCAACCAAACCAGAAGGTTTCAGACCATTACCAAGTACTGCTGAGACGGCACTTCACATCATCAATAAACATCTATTAAAGGTGTTCTGACTTCCAGCTTTGTGCACTTATATTCTAACCATTTTTACAAGAATGAACAGATTCAGAGGGAACCAATTTGATGAAGAAGCCAAGATCTGACTCTAAGTTTCCTGCTTCCCTGTAAAAAACTACATTCTATCAAAGCTACTATCCAACAAACAAAATCTGAAGACAACAGGTTAAGCAGCAAGGAACTGCAGAATTCAGCCTTTTGATCACAGCTTTTTTCCCTCATAGTTTTATAACTATAACATGTTGACAAGGGacacatttacaaaacataaagacaaatttaaaagctttattatTTCCTCTTGCAACTATCTGGCTTTCTCAATGTCTTCTTCTTCAAAGAGTTCACTGCCTTACAGAAGCTCATTTTGGTTCCAAAAAAAGAGCATTCAGCATGCAGGTGATGACTGGACTTCACAGAGTGTGAGGCTTTTTCTCCTAAGAAAGAGTATAGCTTTCTACCTAACTTACTGGGTGTTTAAGAGTCCTAAATTAGAACTTAGACCACCAAATCCAAGCTTCATCACTGACCAGCAGGACAATCTTGGAAGTTACTCACTTCTCTAGGTCTCTGTTTCATATTGGTAAGATGGGGGGTAATAACAGGGGCTACTTCATGAGGTTGTTGTGATGGTTAAATCAGATGCACATATAAGAAGTTTAGTATGTAGTATTTCCTCAATGTTTGTTCTTATTAATTATTACCTCGCCTGGTTTGACAAATGGTTCTCTATCACCTACTACCCTCATCACCTAGTTTGTGTTGAGGTTCCCCAGCAAGACTTCAATCATTACACCCAGGGCACAGACTGAAATGTCAACGGCCACGAACACAGTTCCCAACCTCAACTCACACTGGCAGCCAATCTGATGGGTAGCATTAAGCAGACGGACACAGGGAGCTGTTTTATTTAAGGGGATGTAGATCTTCCTCTCCACTGAGTTTCCTTCGCACAAACCTGATCAGAAGATAAAACATGTAAGAAGAAATTGGAAGACATTGGTACTAGCCTCTGTCATACCACAACTTTGTTGAATGGTTTGGGGTATATCATACTATCCGAAATGGGACTGATGTCTACCGTTCTCACTCCCCGGGAACATTACTGGAACAAATAAAAGCACTCAGCTATGTACCACAGAGGGTTGCTACAAATCATAAAGTAACTGACACTGAAGCTTAAAGGGAAAACACTTGATTCATCAAAGCAAAGGCGTTTAACATTAGATGTACCTGCTTCTGGTTGCATACTCAATCACACTTCCATTTTTCTACTTTGTATATACATCACTAATTAGTTAATATGTGTCAGTTAAGAATCAGGTGCCAGTCTAAGAACATAGAttacagcaacaacaaaagtctCCCTGAGACATTTTTTCCAGGAATCTGAACAGAACTGGCAGAAAACTTATGCCACATACGCTGTCAGTTAATCTAATATCAGTAAGTAATTTGTGTGTGCCCACAGTGAGGGGCAGCTagattttcctttgttgttgtttagttgctaagcccaGTGccactcttctgtgaccccatggactgaagtcccctaggctcctctgtccatgggctttcctaggcaagaatactggagtggg includes:
- the NCSTN gene encoding nicastrin isoform X1, which translates into the protein MATAGGGSVADLGSRSLLRLLSFCVLLAGLCEGNSVERKIYIPLNKTAPCVRLLNATHQIGCQSSISGDTGVIHVVEKKEDLQWVLTDGPNPPYVVLLEGTLFTRDVMEKLKGRSGRIAGLAVSLAKPSPASGLSPSLQCPSDGFGVYSNSYGSQFAHCRAFQWNKVGDGLAYEDFSFPIFLLEDENETNVIKQCYRDHNLGQNGSAPAFPLCAMQLFSHMHAVISTVTCMRRSFIQSSFSINPEIVCDPLSDYNVWSMLKPINVSGTLEPDDRVVVAATRLDSRSFFWNVAPGAESAVASFVTQLAAAEALQKAPDVTTLPRNVMFVFFQGEIFDYIGSSRMVYDMENGKFPVQLENIDAFVELGQVALRNSLELWMHTDPMSQKNETVLHQVEALLSTLEKSGAAVPAVVLRRLNQSQPLPPSSLQRFLRARNISGVVLADHSASFHNLYYQSVYDTAENINVTYPEGQSPEEDLNFVTDTAKALADVATVLARALYQLAGGTSFSDTIEADPHTVTRLLYGFLVRANNSWFQSILRPDLRPYLGDGPLQHYIAVSSPTNTTYVVQYALANLTGKVIDLTREQCQDPSQVPTEDKDLYEYAWVQGPLNANETDRLPRCVRSTARLARALSPAFELKQWGSTEYSTWTESRWKDIRARIFLIASRELEFITLIVGFGILVFSLIVTYCINAKADVLFITPREPGSVSY
- the NCSTN gene encoding nicastrin isoform X2; amino-acid sequence: MEKLKGRSGRIAGLAVSLAKPSPASGLSPSLQCPSDGFGVYSNSYGSQFAHCRAFQWNKVGDGLAYEDFSFPIFLLEDENETNVIKQCYRDHNLGQNGSAPAFPLCAMQLFSHMHAVISTVTCMRRSFIQSSFSINPEIVCDPLSDYNVWSMLKPINVSGTLEPDDRVVVAATRLDSRSFFWNVAPGAESAVASFVTQLAAAEALQKAPDVTTLPRNVMFVFFQGEIFDYIGSSRMVYDMENGKFPVQLENIDAFVELGQVALRNSLELWMHTDPMSQKNETVLHQVEALLSTLEKSGAAVPAVVLRRLNQSQPLPPSSLQRFLRARNISGVVLADHSASFHNLYYQSVYDTAENINVTYPEGQSPEEDLNFVTDTAKALADVATVLARALYQLAGGTSFSDTIEADPHTVTRLLYGFLVRANNSWFQSILRPDLRPYLGDGPLQHYIAVSSPTNTTYVVQYALANLTGKVIDLTREQCQDPSQVPTEDKDLYEYAWVQGPLNANETDRLPRCVRSTARLARALSPAFELKQWGSTEYSTWTESRWKDIRARIFLIASRELEFITLIVGFGILVFSLIVTYCINAKADVLFITPREPGSVSY